A single region of the Methanomassiliicoccales archaeon genome encodes:
- a CDS encoding Hsp20/alpha crystallin family protein produces the protein MAEEERRKRNEWDDFFGEFDGDFEDMRGRLDQILEGFMRGELDAEQSPLVYGFSMRVGNDGAPVIQEFGNALGSRKEGEGKELLREPLTDIIESEDKVRVIVELPGVEKKEIKVNASDRALDIGVENPDKPFSKHLDLPCDIRRDSAKANYKNGVLEVVLTRVAPKKRSKAIKVE, from the coding sequence ATGGCTGAGGAAGAGCGGAGAAAGCGGAACGAGTGGGACGACTTCTTCGGAGAGTTCGACGGCGACTTCGAGGATATGCGCGGTCGGCTGGACCAGATACTGGAGGGGTTCATGCGAGGTGAGCTAGACGCAGAGCAGAGCCCCCTCGTCTATGGGTTCTCCATGCGCGTGGGGAATGATGGCGCCCCGGTCATCCAGGAGTTCGGCAACGCCCTAGGATCTAGAAAGGAAGGTGAGGGCAAGGAACTATTGCGCGAACCGCTCACGGACATCATCGAGTCGGAGGACAAGGTGCGGGTCATCGTGGAGCTGCCCGGGGTGGAGAAGAAGGAGATCAAGGTGAATGCCAGCGACCGTGCCCTGGACATCGGGGTGGAGAACCCGGACAAGCCGTTCAGCAAGCACCTGGACCTTCCTTGCGACATCCGGCGGGACAGCGCCAAGGCCAACTACAAGAACGGCGTGCTCGAGGTCGTCCTGACCCGCGTGGCGCCAAAGAAAAGGAGCAAAGCGATCAAGGTGGAGTGA